DNA from Roseimicrobium sp. ORNL1:
GGGTGGTGCTGGGAGGCCGGCTGGGATACATGCTTTTGTACAATTTCGATGGATTCATCGAGAATCCCCTTTCTCTTTTCAGGTTGTGGGACGGCGGCATGGCCAGCCATGGTGGCATCGCTGGCCTCGCGCTCTACTCCCTGTGGTATGCAAAGCGCCACAAGATCTCCTGGACGGGTATCGGCGACAACCTCGTAGTCGGCTCGCCTCTGGGCATCCTCTTTGGTCGCCTGGCAAACTTCATCAATGGTGAGTTGTACGGCAGGCAAACGGATGTGTCTTGGGCGATGAAGTTCCCCACGGAACTGCAAGAGAAACACTTGCGGCACATCGCGCCCTCTGATTGGGGTATCACTGCCCCGGGCGATGTCTTTCCCAAGCACAGCAACGAAATCGTGGCTCTGGTCAAGACCGTCCCGGATGGGATGCAGAAGCTCCAGGAGGTGCTGACGCCACGCCATCCTTCACAACTCTATGAGGGGGCTCTTGAAGGGTTGCTTCTCTTCCTTATCCTCTACTCCGTGCGGGTGAAGTTCAAGAACCTGCCCAACGGCGTGCTCACGGGCCTCTTTTTCATTCTTTACGCCATCTTCCGAATTTCCGTGGAAAATCTCCGGCAGCCAGACGTCGGCATCGACCCCATCATGGGACTCACACGCGGTCAGTTCTACTCCACGTTTATGATCGCCATTGGTCTGGCCTTCTTGATCTTCGGCTTCAAGTGGGGACAGCGGCCTGGATTGCAAAACGCGGGGGAGAAGTAGTCGTTCGCTGCAGATCCGGCGGACGGGTGTCGGGAGGCGTACTATTGAGCAAAATGCGCATGGGCTCGGTCTGACAGTGACCGGCCGGGTCCGGCGTGTTATGTTTTTCCTGTCATGAAGCCTTTTCCCCTGTCGCTCCTGGCTGCGCTGTTCCTGCTGCCCTGCGGACTCCGCGCCGAAACCCCAAAACCGGAAGCGAAAGCGCAAGAGCCGGAAACGAAGCATACGGACTTCGTTCGCTTTCAGGAGGACAAGAAAGGCGCGCAGCTCCAGACGGCCATCGCCACCTATCGGAACAGCCGTGGCGTGATTGTGGACCTCATCGGGGCCATCCACATCGGCGACAAAAACTACTACGACGTGCTGAATGCCTACTTCGAGGACTACGATGCCGTGCTGTATGAGATGGTGGGCGACCCGGTGGAGCAGTATGAGGACGAGGCAGCGCCGGAGCCGGAGCCGCAGCCTCGCAGGAAGGATCCGCTGCCCTTCAAGAAACTGAAGCCGAAGATGCCCGAAACTTCTCCAGCAAAGCCGGATGCCAATCCTGAACTGGAACGGCGCCTGAAAGACATCGAGGAGTACGTGGAAAAGGCCGCTCCCAAGTCCAGTGGCTCCTCCAAATTCGAGGCGGAAGCGGCGGCCCGTGAAAAGCTGCGCTGGCTGCACCCCATGTACGACATGCTGCGGAACACCCTCGCGCTGGAGGCGCAGGTCGAGTGCATCGACTACACGCGGCCCAACTTCGTGCACGCGGACATGACCGCACGCGCCTTCGCAGCCAAGCAGGCGGAGCGCGGCGAAAGCTTCATCCAGCTCTGGATGCGCATGGCCAAGGCGCAGGCACTCGCCCCCAAGTCCAGCTACCAGGACCCCGGTCTGCTCAAGGTGATGGAGATCCTCTGCCGCCCCGACAGCGCCACGGAACTGAAGCGGCTCATGGGACGCATGTTCGACACGGTGGAAACCGTGATGTCAGGTATGGAGGGGCCGGAAGGGTCAGTGATCATCTCCGACCGCAACAAGGTGGCGCTCGAGGTGCTGAAGATTCACCTCGCCCTGGACAAGAAGAAATTCGGTATCTTCTACGGTGCCGCGCACCTGCCGGACATGGAGAAGCGCCTCACGAGCATGGGCTTCACCCTGGAGAAAGTGGAGTGGCTCACCGCTTGGGACCTGCCGCCCGAGCCGCCGCCGTACAAGAGGGAGACCGCTCCGAAGACGGAATCCAAGAAGGCCGAACCCGGAGCACCTGCCACGCCTTCCACCCCGGAAGCAGCCAAGCCCGCGCCCGCGTCCCCGACCGAAACGAAGTAAAGGCGCTCTCCATTCCAGCCTTGCGGAAGACCAGGAATGCGGCTTGAGACAGGCCCGCTCCGCTTCACGATCCTTTTCATTTTTCATGCTCACGGACAGCCACGCCCACCTCGCCTCCAAGCAGTTCACGAACGAAGTGCCGGAACTCATCAATCGCGCCCGTGCGGCTGGCGTTTCGCGCATCATCTGCATCGGCACCACACTGGAGGATGCGAAGCAGGTGTTGGAGATCGCGGATGCCTATGAAGAGGTGTACGCCACGGTGGGCATTCACCCCTGCGATGCGGACACGGTGACCGATGCGAAATTCACCGAAGAACTACGCGCGCTGGCGGAGCATCCCAAGGTGGTGGGCATCGGCGAGATCGGCCTCGACTATTATCACAAGCCGCCGGAAGGATTTACCGAGCAGCAGTGGAAGCAGCATCAGGCCTTTGTGCTGGAGCAGCAGCTCGCCCTCGCCGCGGACATGGGATTCAATGTGGTGTTGCACAATCGCGAGAGCTTCGAGGATCTCACCGCACATGTCCTGCCCTGGTCAGGGAAGCTGCGTGGCGTGTTTCACTGCTTCACCGGCACTGCCGAACAGGCACTGCCGCTGATTGAGAAAGGCCACCTCGTGAGCTTCACGGGCATCGTGACTTTCAAGAATGGGCAAGTCATCCAGGAGTGCGCCAAGGCCGTGCCAGCGCATGGGTTCATGCTGGAAACCGACTGCCCTTACCTCGCGCCGATGCCGCACCGTGGAAAACGTAACGAGCCCGGCTACGTGGCGCACACTGCCGAGTTCGTGGCTAATCTCCGCGGCGTGAGCGCGGATGAACTCGCGCGGACGACGAGTGAGAATGCGACGCTGTTCTTCAAGAAAAGGAAGGGGTGAGAAGCTCACGCGGTGTGCTGCAGCAGGCTCAAGGAGTGGGGGCATTCCTGTCCCCACTCATCTGGCCAAAAAAACTCACAGCCAATACAACACCTCAACGAGGATCTGCGCTTTGCGTCCTGGGTGCAGTGGCAAGTCCTGCTCCTTGCCCGTGAACGTCAGGTAAAGGATATGGAAGCGGTGCCGAAGGCCTTGGACTGCGCGCAGCCCTGCTGCCGCTTTCCTTAAGTGCAGCCTGCTGCACGCTTCACCGCGACGAAGTCGCCAAGCTTTTCTGGGCAGGTCACCATACGAGTGAATGTCACCATCGCCGCAGCAGGCTGCGGACTCTGGAAAGCGGCAGCAGGGCTGCGCGCAGTCCAAGGACGCTGCGCGTCACAGCATCCGGTTCGTTCGTGATTGTTGCCCTCTCCTCTGGCTCATACGCATCCATCGTTTCATTGAGTTGGCGCCACTCCGATGGAAATAATCGCTTCGTTCACACGAGTGGGTTGGTTTTGATTTTCGGGAAGTAGTACCCATTCCAATGGGGACAGGAATGTCCCCACTCCTTGAGAGCTCCCAGCGCCACTGCGCCCCCCTCACTTCCTCGCCAGCAGGTACGCGAGCAGGTCATGCAAATCCTTCTCCGGTATCAGCTCACCAAAACCCGCAGGCATCAATGAGAACTCGCTGACTTGATCCTCCGTGATCTCCGCTTTGGAAATCGCGTGCTCCTGGCCGGCAGCATCGGCGTAGTACTGCACGCCGTCCTGCTCACGGCGGAAGAGACCTGTCATGAGGTTGCCATTCTTCTGCTTCACGAAATGCAGGCGGAAGGCCGGATCCACGGCGCGGTTTGGATCCAGCAAATCCTCCAGCAGGCGCTCGACACCACGGACGCCGATGCCATCGAGTTGCGGACCAACCAGATTTCCCGTGACACCGATGCGGTGGCAGATGGCACAATTGATTTGGAAGACCTGCTGTCCGTGTGCCTCATCCGACTTCGCGGTCGCGAATGACTTCAACCGCGCCGCGATGATGCCCTTCGCGGCCTCATTCGTCGGCGGAAGATTCGCAGTGATTTCAGTGAGACGCTTTGCAATCGCCGGAGCGTCCAATGCCTTCACCTTCCCGCTCACCAGCGGATCCGACAGCACGCGGGCCGGCGCAAGAGCCAGCAACTTCTCCGCGCTCGCGGATGTGCCTGCCAATGCCGTGGCGAGCTTCACCTGCGCACGAAAGGGAAGCGAGCGGAAAGCCCTGCCGAGTTCCTCCGCAGCGTTCTTGGGTGCCGTGAGCACGGAGAAGACCGTGGCGGAAAGTTCCGAGTCAGATGCGAGTGAAGCAACCTGGGCGTAAGGCATGTCAGGAAGAGTACTGACGAAGCATTCCGCCAGCGCACTGCGCGTCGCGGCACTGAAGCTGTCTTTGGCGCCCAGCTTCGACAGGAAGGCCAGCGCGTCGCGAGTTACCCCTTGTTCCCCGGCGAGGTTTGCCAGGGCACGAATACGTCCATCGCGTCGCTCTTGATTCTCAGGCAGGGCCAGCACCGGCAATGCAGGTTCGAATCCACCCA
Protein-coding regions in this window:
- the lgt gene encoding prolipoprotein diacylglyceryl transferase; translation: MLAYYLHDLSPVIVEFSERFKIHWYGFAYVMGFYFCYLVMVHLAKKGLGSLKPDQVGDFITYAALFGVVLGGRLGYMLLYNFDGFIENPLSLFRLWDGGMASHGGIAGLALYSLWYAKRHKISWTGIGDNLVVGSPLGILFGRLANFINGELYGRQTDVSWAMKFPTELQEKHLRHIAPSDWGITAPGDVFPKHSNEIVALVKTVPDGMQKLQEVLTPRHPSQLYEGALEGLLLFLILYSVRVKFKNLPNGVLTGLFFILYAIFRISVENLRQPDVGIDPIMGLTRGQFYSTFMIAIGLAFLIFGFKWGQRPGLQNAGEK
- a CDS encoding TatD family hydrolase — translated: MLTDSHAHLASKQFTNEVPELINRARAAGVSRIICIGTTLEDAKQVLEIADAYEEVYATVGIHPCDADTVTDAKFTEELRALAEHPKVVGIGEIGLDYYHKPPEGFTEQQWKQHQAFVLEQQLALAADMGFNVVLHNRESFEDLTAHVLPWSGKLRGVFHCFTGTAEQALPLIEKGHLVSFTGIVTFKNGQVIQECAKAVPAHGFMLETDCPYLAPMPHRGKRNEPGYVAHTAEFVANLRGVSADELARTTSENATLFFKKRKG